Proteins from one Acidimicrobiales bacterium genomic window:
- a CDS encoding NAD(P)/FAD-dependent oxidoreductase, with protein MRDRYRVERDKRLRADGNDQYIEVVGEFAHYTDDPYVESPIDRPPLTDEVDVIVVGGGFGGLQMGARLREAGVEDLRIIEKGGDFGGTWYWNRYPGAQCDIESYIYLPLLEEVGYIPQEKYSYAREILDYSRRLGEHYRLYDGVMFQTEVTGMTWDEDAARWIVATNRGDALRARFVAMANGPLNRPKLPGIPGISDFQGHAFHTSRWDYDYTGGGPDGDLDRLGDKRVAVIGTGASAIQCVPFLGETAQHLYVFQRTPSSVDVRGNEPTDSQWAAGLQPGWQKQRMENFNGLVSGVPQTEDLVDDGWTDLIGMMIRRFRDAQADGSADIAEILEMANFDKMNEIRSRVDGLVDSPEIAEKLKPYYRMFCKRPTFNDEYLPAFNRPNVELVDTAGKGIDRITEHGLVVDGVEYEVDCIIFATGFEVGTSYARRAGYEIIGSRGQTLSEKWATGMSTLHGVQSRGFPNCFFMQISQAAFTANFPHLLDELSTHLAHIIGHALHQGAVTVEVSEQGEEAWVATIVEKGLGAMGALGGADCTPGYYNNEGQAREPSAIQAAPYGGGSIEFFQLLEGWRADGNFDGLEFTN; from the coding sequence ATGCGGGACCGCTACCGCGTCGAACGGGACAAACGGCTGCGCGCCGACGGAAACGACCAGTACATAGAGGTCGTCGGAGAGTTCGCCCACTACACCGACGACCCGTACGTCGAATCTCCCATCGACCGGCCGCCGCTCACCGACGAGGTCGACGTGATCGTCGTCGGAGGCGGCTTCGGCGGCCTCCAGATGGGAGCCCGCCTCCGCGAAGCCGGCGTGGAAGACCTGCGGATCATCGAAAAAGGCGGCGATTTCGGCGGCACCTGGTACTGGAACCGGTACCCGGGAGCCCAGTGCGACATCGAGTCCTACATCTACCTGCCGCTCCTCGAAGAAGTCGGCTACATCCCCCAGGAGAAATACTCGTACGCCCGGGAGATCCTCGACTACAGCCGGCGTCTCGGCGAGCACTACCGGCTCTACGACGGGGTGATGTTCCAAACGGAAGTCACCGGCATGACCTGGGACGAAGACGCCGCCCGGTGGATCGTCGCCACCAACCGGGGCGACGCTCTGCGAGCCCGGTTCGTGGCCATGGCCAACGGGCCCCTCAACCGGCCGAAACTCCCCGGCATCCCCGGCATCAGCGACTTCCAAGGCCACGCGTTCCACACCAGCCGATGGGACTACGACTACACCGGCGGCGGGCCCGACGGGGACCTTGACCGGCTGGGCGACAAGCGGGTCGCGGTGATCGGCACCGGTGCCAGCGCCATCCAATGCGTGCCGTTTCTCGGCGAGACAGCCCAGCACCTCTACGTGTTCCAACGCACCCCCTCGTCGGTGGATGTGCGAGGCAACGAACCCACCGACTCCCAATGGGCCGCCGGTCTTCAACCCGGATGGCAGAAACAGCGAATGGAGAACTTCAACGGCCTCGTCTCCGGCGTTCCCCAAACCGAAGACCTGGTCGACGACGGGTGGACCGATCTGATCGGCATGATGATCCGCCGCTTCCGCGACGCCCAAGCCGACGGCAGCGCCGACATTGCCGAGATCCTCGAGATGGCCAACTTCGACAAGATGAACGAAATCCGATCCCGGGTCGACGGCCTCGTCGACTCCCCGGAAATCGCTGAGAAACTCAAGCCCTACTACCGGATGTTCTGCAAACGCCCCACGTTCAACGACGAGTACCTGCCGGCGTTCAACCGACCCAACGTGGAACTCGTCGACACCGCCGGGAAAGGCATCGACCGGATCACCGAACACGGCCTGGTGGTCGACGGAGTCGAATACGAAGTCGACTGCATCATCTTCGCCACCGGCTTCGAAGTGGGAACCTCCTACGCCCGCCGGGCCGGCTACGAAATCATCGGAAGCCGCGGCCAGACCCTGTCCGAAAAATGGGCCACCGGCATGTCGACACTGCACGGCGTGCAGAGCCGCGGGTTCCCGAACTGCTTCTTCATGCAAATCAGCCAAGCCGCGTTCACCGCGAACTTCCCGCACCTCCTCGACGAACTCTCCACCCACCTGGCCCACATCATCGGCCACGCCCTCCACCAGGGAGCGGTCACCGTCGAAGTTTCCGAACAAGGCGAAGAAGCATGGGTAGCCACCATCGTCGAGAAAGGCCTCGGCGCCATGGGAGCGCTCGGCGGCGCGGACTGCACCCCCGGCTACTACAACAACGAAGGGCAAGCCCGCGAACCAAGCGCCATCCAGGCCGCGCCCTACGGGGGCGGATCCATCGAGTTCTTCCAACTCCTCGAAGGGTGGCGGGCCGACGGGAACTTCGACGGGTTGGAGTTCACCAACTGA
- a CDS encoding reductive dehalogenase has product MAEELSEVVVDLPSGPSWEVLPDFERFSQVDDVFNRAFWDPEIATDAAREFFRSHREPLRQWRKASGFGQRDYAIRNAAWHVADVFAEMHDAEDLRDGFLSPLSQLRDGPSEHFDMGSPADAATTVKQVAKLFGADLVGICAHDERWVYSQRYARHAGEGRPVGLPAGLTSVVVVGQAMDHDLVDTVPSALSGAAVGLGYSKDALVLLATAQWLRNLGYQAVPSLNDTALAIPLAIQAGLGEYGRHGLVITPEFGPRVRFGKIFTDLPVGHDVPVEFGVSEFCEVCRRCTDACPPKAIPDGAPSPVKLNRSAIKGVRKWSVDGEKCFSYWTQIVTDCMICMRVCPYNKDFTKRRHRLGRRLASTGLRKVMLRLNDRLGYGERLKPRNWWAGATRRRL; this is encoded by the coding sequence ATGGCAGAAGAACTGAGCGAGGTTGTCGTCGATCTTCCGTCCGGGCCCTCCTGGGAGGTGCTCCCCGACTTTGAACGGTTCAGCCAGGTAGACGATGTGTTCAACCGGGCGTTCTGGGATCCGGAGATCGCTACTGATGCCGCCCGCGAGTTCTTCCGTTCCCACCGCGAGCCTCTTCGACAGTGGCGCAAGGCTTCCGGGTTTGGACAGCGTGATTACGCCATTCGTAACGCTGCTTGGCATGTGGCTGACGTGTTCGCAGAAATGCATGACGCGGAAGATTTACGCGACGGGTTTCTAAGTCCGCTCAGCCAACTCCGCGACGGTCCAAGCGAACACTTCGACATGGGATCCCCCGCTGACGCTGCGACGACCGTCAAGCAGGTCGCCAAATTGTTTGGAGCTGACCTCGTCGGGATCTGCGCCCATGACGAACGTTGGGTCTACAGCCAACGCTATGCACGACATGCCGGCGAGGGGCGACCGGTTGGGCTGCCTGCCGGGTTGACAAGCGTCGTTGTTGTCGGCCAGGCCATGGACCACGACCTTGTCGACACTGTGCCATCAGCACTGTCTGGGGCAGCCGTCGGTCTCGGCTACTCAAAGGACGCCCTGGTGCTTTTGGCTACTGCGCAGTGGCTTCGAAATCTCGGCTACCAGGCCGTACCTAGTCTCAACGACACTGCTCTGGCCATTCCACTAGCCATCCAGGCCGGGTTGGGTGAGTACGGCCGGCACGGACTGGTGATTACGCCCGAGTTTGGACCGCGGGTTCGGTTCGGGAAGATCTTCACCGACCTGCCGGTAGGGCACGACGTTCCGGTCGAGTTCGGAGTAAGCGAATTCTGTGAGGTCTGCAGGCGCTGCACCGATGCGTGCCCTCCTAAAGCAATCCCTGACGGGGCGCCTTCTCCGGTGAAGTTGAACCGTTCGGCAATCAAGGGTGTTCGCAAGTGGTCAGTTGACGGCGAGAAGTGCTTTTCGTACTGGACGCAGATTGTCACCGATTGCATGATCTGCATGCGGGTTTGCCCGTATAACAAGGACTTCACGAAACGCCGCCACCGGCTCGGGCGGCGCCTTGCCTCCACCGGGCTACGCAAGGTGATGCTCCGGTTAAATGACCGCCTCGGCTACGGCGAGAGGCTCAAACCGCGGAACTGGTGGGCTGGGGCCACGCGGCGACGCCTCTAG